In Gammaproteobacteria bacterium, a single genomic region encodes these proteins:
- a CDS encoding rubrerythrin, producing the protein MQLKGSKTEENLKYAFAGESQANRRYLYFASKADVEGYNDVSAVFRSTAEGETGHAHGHLEYLEACGDPATGLPIGDTAKNLKAAIAGETHEYTDMYPGMAKAARQEGFDEIADWFETLAKAERSHANRFQKSLDTLGK; encoded by the coding sequence ATGCAACTGAAAGGCAGTAAAACGGAAGAGAACCTCAAGTACGCATTTGCGGGGGAATCGCAGGCCAACCGGCGTTACCTGTACTTCGCATCCAAGGCCGACGTGGAAGGATACAACGACGTTTCGGCCGTGTTCCGCTCCACGGCGGAAGGCGAGACCGGCCATGCGCACGGTCACCTCGAATATCTCGAGGCCTGCGGCGACCCGGCTACCGGATTGCCGATCGGCGATACGGCGAAGAACCTGAAGGCGGCGATCGCCGGCGAGACCCACGAGTACACCGATATGTACCCGGGCATGGCGAAGGCGGCGCGCCAGGAAGGTTTCGACGAGATCGCGGACTGGTTCGAGACGCTGGCGAAGGCCGAGCGTTCTCACGCCAATCGTTTCCAGAAGTCACTGGACACCCTGGGCAAGTAA
- a CDS encoding tetratricopeptide repeat protein, with product MSLLMDALRRAEQAKEHVRTEPGAEHAPGRPDGPGHLTAVGSAASGDSAPVKGATAGGELSLSIDEVTTAAVEPSRPAAGDGSTPDPRSIPQAQRVNSPAARHDQPMAHEQARRMLALKAQQSRRRRLGYVAGGGVAMLIVVLALVYFEVVVSTNKLDDPQIAMPIAVQEITEPVPVDEALGAGDGMPAATTPAGTETASAGGTGAPAATPARLRRDAESPSVPNSSRRQESPVRDEPAAAPVVIVRTEVEDPLQLLLTRAFEDYQSGNDLQAEAGYRQALARDANNRDALLGLAAVAQRGGRVEEARQYYRRLLELNPLDSAPAAGLIGLQGGADPVQEESRIKLLLRQEPVAAHLHFALGTLYVAQARWPEAQQAFFDAYRHDAENADYAFNLAVCLDRLGQRTAAMDYYRRAVDLARTGAGGFDAATVLRRIETLSAAAPGEPG from the coding sequence ATGAGCCTCTTGATGGATGCCCTGCGCCGGGCAGAACAGGCCAAGGAGCATGTCCGTACGGAGCCAGGCGCCGAGCACGCGCCGGGACGGCCCGACGGGCCCGGTCATCTGACGGCTGTGGGATCGGCAGCGAGCGGTGATTCGGCTCCAGTCAAGGGTGCGACCGCCGGCGGCGAGTTGTCACTGTCGATCGACGAGGTGACCACCGCGGCAGTGGAGCCATCCCGCCCGGCGGCCGGCGATGGATCGACTCCGGACCCCCGCTCGATACCACAGGCCCAAAGGGTGAATAGTCCTGCGGCACGCCACGATCAGCCGATGGCGCACGAGCAGGCCCGGCGCATGCTTGCGCTCAAGGCGCAGCAGTCGCGGCGGCGGCGCCTCGGGTACGTTGCCGGCGGTGGTGTCGCGATGTTGATTGTCGTCCTGGCCCTGGTCTACTTCGAAGTCGTCGTTTCGACCAATAAATTGGACGATCCGCAGATTGCGATGCCGATCGCGGTGCAGGAGATCACAGAGCCGGTGCCTGTGGATGAAGCCCTGGGGGCGGGCGATGGCATGCCGGCCGCTACCACGCCGGCAGGGACTGAAACGGCGTCCGCGGGCGGTACCGGCGCGCCGGCGGCAACGCCTGCGCGCCTGAGGCGCGATGCGGAGTCGCCAAGCGTACCGAATTCGTCCCGACGGCAGGAGTCGCCCGTCCGGGATGAGCCAGCCGCTGCGCCTGTGGTGATCGTCCGTACTGAAGTGGAAGACCCGCTGCAGCTTCTGCTAACGCGCGCCTTCGAGGATTACCAGTCCGGCAACGATCTGCAGGCGGAGGCCGGCTACCGCCAGGCGCTCGCCCGCGATGCGAACAACCGCGACGCGCTGCTGGGGCTCGCTGCGGTGGCGCAGCGCGGCGGCCGGGTCGAGGAGGCGCGCCAGTACTACCGCCGCCTGCTCGAACTGAATCCGCTGGACAGCGCGCCGGCGGCAGGATTGATCGGTCTTCAGGGCGGCGCCGACCCGGTGCAGGAGGAAAGCCGGATCAAGCTGCTGCTCCGGCAGGAGCCCGTCGCCGCCCATCTGCATTTCGCGCTCGGCACACTCTATGTCGCGCAGGCGCGCTGGCCGGAGGCGCAGCAGGCGTTCTTCGATGCCTATCGCCACGATGCGGAGAACGCGGACTACGCCTTCAACCTGGCGGTTTGCCTCGACCGGCTCGGGCAGCGGACCGCGGCCATGGATTACTACCGCCGCGCCGTCGATCTGGCGCGCACCGGCGCGGGCGGATTCGACGCCGCCACGGTGCTGCGGCGCATCGAGACGCTGTCTGCGGCCGCGCCGGGAGAACCGGGATGA
- a CDS encoding type II secretion system F family protein, with protein sequence MAIYRYKAMNRRGRMIQGRLVAVNASELETRLGNMELDLITCREITTGAGYIGGRRVTRQDLINFCFHMEQLLRAGVPILAALGDLRDSMDNLRLREMIVAMIASIEGGKTLSEAMEEFPRIFNTVFVNLIRAGEHSGRLSDVLANLAESLKWQDELISHTRKLAMYPAFVGLVVVAVVFFLMIYLVPQLVGFIRNMGGELPLHTRALLALSSLFIHYWHVILLAPVAVVLFVRYLARISPAVSYRLDDLKLRLFIVGPILRKIILSRFASYFSLLYSSGVPVLSCMKISEDIAGNRVVAAALAKVTRLAAEGKTLSESIESVALFPPLLMRMLKVGESTGRLDVALNNVSYFYNRDVRDSIERLQTIIEPVMTVVLGLILGWVMLSVLGPVYDMISKIRA encoded by the coding sequence ATGGCGATCTACCGGTACAAGGCGATGAACCGCCGCGGCAGGATGATCCAGGGGCGCCTGGTGGCGGTGAACGCCAGCGAGCTGGAGACGCGGCTCGGCAACATGGAGCTCGATCTGATCACCTGCAGGGAGATCACCACGGGCGCCGGCTACATCGGCGGCCGTCGCGTGACGCGCCAGGACCTGATCAATTTCTGCTTCCACATGGAACAGCTGCTGCGCGCCGGCGTGCCCATACTGGCGGCGCTGGGCGACCTGCGCGACAGCATGGACAACCTGCGCCTGCGCGAGATGATCGTGGCGATGATCGCCTCAATCGAGGGCGGCAAGACCCTGTCCGAGGCGATGGAAGAGTTTCCCCGTATATTCAACACGGTCTTCGTCAACCTCATCCGCGCCGGCGAGCACAGCGGACGCCTGAGCGACGTGCTCGCCAACCTGGCCGAGTCGCTCAAGTGGCAGGATGAGCTGATCTCCCACACCCGTAAGCTGGCGATGTATCCGGCCTTCGTCGGCCTGGTCGTGGTCGCCGTGGTGTTTTTCCTGATGATCTATCTGGTGCCCCAGCTGGTCGGTTTCATCCGCAACATGGGCGGCGAACTGCCGCTGCACACGCGCGCATTGCTCGCTCTCTCCAGTCTGTTCATTCACTACTGGCACGTGATCCTGCTCGCGCCGGTCGCCGTTGTGCTGTTTGTCAGGTATCTCGCCCGGATCAGCCCCGCCGTCAGCTACCGGCTTGACGACCTGAAGCTGCGCCTGTTCATCGTCGGACCGATCCTGCGCAAGATCATCCTGAGCCGCTTCGCCAGCTATTTCTCCCTGCTCTATTCCTCCGGCGTGCCGGTGCTCAGTTGCATGAAGATCAGCGAAGACATCGCCGGCAATCGCGTGGTTGCCGCCGCGCTCGCCAAGGTTACGCGGCTGGCCGCCGAGGGCAAGACCCTGAGCGAGAGCATCGAGAGCGTCGCGCTGTTTCCGCCACTGCTGATGCGCATGCTCAAGGTGGGTGAAAGCACCGGCAGGCTGGACGTCGCGCTGAACAACGTCAGCTATTTCTACAACCGCGACGTCCGCGACTCGATCGAACGTCTGCAGACGATCATCGAGCCCGTCATGACCGTGGTGCTGGGACTGATCCTCGGCTGGGTGATGCTGTCCGTGCTGGGACCGGTGTACGACATGATCAGCAAGATACGGGCCTGA
- a CDS encoding Fe-S oxidoreductase, whose translation MSTTLTEGQREGSLEAPKRHPLHWDKPEFYDEPALIQELERVFDICHGCRRCFSLCNSFPTLFDAIDASETLELDGVDRKVFWDVVDHCYLCDMCYMTKCPYVPPHPWNLDFPHLMLRAKAVKFKKGEFRARDKLLTSTDAVGNLAGIPVIAQAVNAANRNTTVRRLMDKVIGVHPEAHLPEYHSDSLRKRDKRRERPALQPVATAETKGRVVLFTTCYGNRNEPQIGEDLIAIFEHNGIPVVLMEDERCCGMPKLELGDLEAVQRAKEFNIPRLARWVEEGWDIVGPVPSCVLMLKQEYPLLFPDDEQVRMVSRATYDPFEYLMLRHKEGRLKTDFKQPLGKVAYHTACHLRVQNIGYKTRDLLQLVPQTSVEVIERCSGHDGTYGVKSETFAIAAKICRPVVNKVKGAGADHYTSDCPIAGHHIGNGLRDGSDATHPLTLLRTAYEI comes from the coding sequence ATGTCGACTACGCTGACTGAAGGTCAACGCGAAGGCAGCCTCGAGGCGCCCAAGCGCCATCCCCTGCACTGGGACAAGCCGGAGTTTTATGACGAACCGGCATTGATCCAGGAACTGGAGCGCGTGTTCGACATCTGCCATGGCTGTCGCCGCTGTTTCAGCCTGTGTAATTCCTTTCCCACCCTGTTCGACGCCATCGATGCCTCCGAGACCCTGGAGCTCGACGGCGTCGACAGGAAGGTGTTCTGGGACGTGGTCGATCACTGCTATCTGTGCGACATGTGCTACATGACCAAGTGTCCCTATGTCCCGCCGCATCCGTGGAATCTCGACTTTCCGCACCTGATGCTGCGGGCCAAGGCGGTCAAGTTCAAAAAGGGCGAATTCAGGGCGCGCGACAAGCTGCTGACCTCGACCGATGCGGTGGGCAACCTCGCCGGCATCCCGGTGATCGCCCAGGCGGTCAACGCCGCCAACCGGAACACGACGGTGCGCAGGCTGATGGACAAGGTCATCGGCGTCCATCCGGAGGCGCATCTGCCGGAGTATCACAGCGACAGCCTGCGCAAGCGCGACAAGCGACGGGAGCGGCCCGCATTACAGCCGGTCGCAACCGCCGAGACGAAGGGCAGGGTGGTGTTGTTCACCACCTGCTACGGCAACCGCAACGAACCGCAGATCGGCGAGGATCTGATCGCGATCTTCGAGCACAACGGCATCCCCGTGGTCCTGATGGAGGACGAACGCTGCTGTGGAATGCCCAAGCTGGAGCTGGGCGACCTGGAGGCGGTGCAGCGTGCCAAGGAGTTCAACATCCCGCGTCTCGCACGCTGGGTCGAAGAGGGCTGGGACATCGTCGGCCCGGTGCCCTCCTGCGTGCTCATGCTGAAACAGGAATACCCGCTGCTGTTTCCGGACGATGAGCAGGTGCGCATGGTGAGCCGCGCCACCTATGATCCGTTCGAATACCTGATGCTGCGCCACAAGGAAGGCCGCCTCAAGACTGATTTCAAGCAGCCGCTGGGCAAGGTCGCGTATCACACCGCCTGCCACCTGCGCGTGCAGAATATCGGCTACAAGACACGCGACCTGCTGCAGCTGGTGCCGCAGACCAGCGTCGAGGTGATCGAGCGCTGCTCCGGCCACGACGGCACCTACGGTGTGAAGAGCGAGACCTTCGCCATCGCGGCGAAGATCTGCCGCCCCGTGGTCAACAAGGTGAAGGGTGCCGGCGCGGACCACTATACCAGCGACTGCCCGATCGCCGGCCACCACATCGGCAACGGCCTGCGGGACGGCTCCGATGCCACCCATCCGCTCACATTGCTCCGCACTGCCTACGAGATCTGA
- a CDS encoding DUF3501 family protein, which yields MKKLTRQDLYSLETYARMRVEFRARVMAHKKDRQVAIGPHATLYFEDSLTMQYQVQEMLRVERIFEEEGIRQELAAYNPLIPDGSNLKATFMLEYADIDERQQALARMVNIEDRVWLRVEGFDAVWAVADEDIERETADKTSSVHFLRFELTPVMVRAAKQGARIGIGIDHAAYCHAIEAVADNVRRSLAADLD from the coding sequence ATGAAGAAACTGACGCGACAGGACCTGTATTCCCTCGAGACCTACGCCAGGATGCGGGTGGAATTCCGCGCCCGCGTGATGGCGCACAAGAAGGACCGCCAGGTGGCGATCGGGCCGCATGCCACGCTGTATTTCGAGGACAGCCTCACTATGCAGTATCAGGTGCAGGAGATGTTGCGGGTGGAGCGAATCTTCGAAGAGGAGGGAATCCGGCAGGAACTGGCGGCGTACAATCCGCTGATCCCCGACGGCAGCAACCTCAAGGCCACGTTCATGCTGGAGTACGCCGACATCGACGAGCGTCAGCAGGCATTGGCGCGGATGGTCAATATCGAGGACCGCGTCTGGCTCCGCGTCGAGGGTTTCGATGCGGTCTGGGCCGTCGCCGACGAGGATATCGAGCGCGAGACGGCGGACAAGACCTCGTCGGTGCACTTCCTGCGTTTCGAACTCACCCCAGTCATGGTGAGGGCGGCGAAACAGGGCGCCCGCATCGGCATCGGCATCGACCACGCTGCCTACTGCCACGCCATTGAGGCCGTGGCTGACAATGTGCGCCGTTCGCTGGCGGCTGACCTGGACTGA
- a CDS encoding type II/IV secretion system protein — protein MSAVRKPLRLGELLIEKGLLSQDQLRIALTEQKKQNAPLGKIVVQLGFLTESVMRDVLGESIGQESIDLAKIVPYPDALALMPKDLARRYNMLPISYDAAQKILTVAMADTFNVVALDQTAALLGGDLELRPLLAGEAEIEAAIDQFYGFELSIDGILHELETGEVDYKTFHGKEEEYSHPLVRLVDALLVDAVKRGASDIHFEPEAGFLRIRYRIDGVLRQVQTLHKNFWSGISVRLKVMAGMNIAETRAPQDGRISRAIAGRPVDFRVAAQPTTHGENIVLRILDRQKGIVPLEKLNLTDDALSLLKLMMARPEGIILVTGPTGSGKTTTLYSMLSFRNTEAVNIMTLEDPVEYPMQLIRQSSVNEAVKLDFANGIRSIMRQDPDIVLIGEIRDEDTAEMAFRAAMTGHQVYSTLHTNSALGSVPRLLDIGVLPDIMAGNIIGVVAQRLVRRLCRHCKTPYEPAGVERRLLGVTERNATVFRAQGCPQCEHQGYRGRFALLEILRIDPDMDEMIARRATVRDLYRHALSMGFQTLADDGIRSVLAGETSLDEVSRVVDLTGRIV, from the coding sequence ATGAGCGCGGTAAGAAAGCCGCTGCGCCTCGGCGAACTGCTGATCGAGAAGGGCCTGCTGAGCCAGGACCAGCTCCGCATCGCGCTGACCGAACAGAAGAAGCAGAACGCGCCGCTCGGCAAGATCGTGGTACAGCTCGGATTCCTCACCGAATCCGTGATGCGCGACGTGCTGGGCGAATCGATCGGCCAGGAGAGCATCGACCTAGCCAAGATCGTGCCGTATCCGGACGCGCTTGCGCTGATGCCGAAGGACCTCGCGCGGCGCTACAACATGCTGCCGATCTCCTACGACGCCGCACAGAAGATCCTCACGGTGGCGATGGCGGACACCTTCAACGTGGTGGCCCTTGACCAGACCGCCGCGCTCCTCGGCGGCGACCTCGAACTGAGGCCTCTGCTGGCCGGCGAGGCGGAGATCGAGGCCGCGATCGACCAGTTCTACGGCTTCGAGCTGTCCATCGACGGCATCCTGCACGAGCTCGAGACCGGCGAGGTCGATTACAAGACCTTCCACGGCAAGGAGGAGGAATACAGTCATCCGCTCGTGCGCCTGGTGGACGCGCTGCTGGTCGATGCGGTGAAGCGCGGCGCCTCCGACATACATTTCGAGCCGGAGGCAGGATTCCTGCGCATCCGCTACCGCATCGACGGCGTGCTGCGCCAGGTGCAGACGCTGCACAAGAACTTCTGGTCCGGCATCTCGGTGCGCCTGAAGGTGATGGCGGGCATGAACATCGCGGAAACGCGCGCGCCGCAGGACGGGCGCATTTCGCGCGCCATCGCCGGACGGCCGGTCGATTTCCGTGTCGCTGCACAGCCGACGACCCACGGCGAGAACATCGTGTTGCGCATCCTCGACCGCCAGAAGGGCATCGTGCCGCTCGAGAAGCTCAACCTGACGGATGACGCGCTGTCGCTGCTCAAGCTGATGATGGCGCGCCCCGAAGGCATCATCCTGGTGACCGGGCCGACCGGAAGCGGCAAGACAACCACACTGTATTCCATGCTCAGCTTCCGCAATACCGAGGCGGTGAACATCATGACGCTGGAGGATCCGGTCGAATATCCGATGCAGCTGATCCGCCAGAGCTCGGTCAACGAGGCGGTCAAGCTCGATTTCGCCAACGGCATCCGCTCGATCATGCGCCAGGATCCGGACATCGTGCTGATCGGCGAGATCCGCGACGAGGACACCGCCGAGATGGCGTTCCGCGCCGCCATGACCGGGCACCAGGTCTATTCGACGCTGCATACCAATTCCGCGCTGGGCTCCGTGCCGCGCCTGCTCGACATCGGGGTGCTGCCGGACATCATGGCCGGCAACATCATAGGCGTCGTGGCGCAGCGCCTGGTGCGCCGCCTGTGCCGCCATTGCAAGACGCCCTACGAGCCCGCCGGGGTCGAGCGCCGCCTGCTCGGAGTCACCGAACGCAATGCGACGGTATTCCGCGCGCAGGGCTGCCCCCAGTGCGAGCATCAGGGGTATCGAGGACGGTTCGCCCTGCTGGAGATACTGAGGATCGACCCGGACATGGACGAGATGATCGCGCGCCGCGCGACCGTGCGCGACCTGTACAGGCACGCCCTTTCCATGGGCTTTCAGACACTGGCGGACGACGGGATACGCAGCGTGCTTGCCGGTGAGACAAGCCTGGACGAGGTGTCGCGCGTGGTCGATCTCACGGGCCGCATTGTGTAG
- a CDS encoding prepilin-type N-terminal cleavage/methylation domain-containing protein, whose amino-acid sequence MITTGAGQRARGFTLIEMAVVLVIVGVLLGSLLLPLSVQMENQRRATTATAIGEVGEAVLGFAVVYRRLPCPDTDGDGLENGPACGNTEGEVPWATLGVGRTDAWGHRLRYRADDNLVATIPNPPDTAGSLAIVDADDVALTAADPDGPAAIVFSCAGDGLPNLGNDADGAVNTDFTCVNPGAPDGTYVQDVYVDGQYDDILIWVSKNSLINRLVAAGRWP is encoded by the coding sequence ATGATCACGACTGGCGCGGGGCAGCGCGCGCGCGGATTCACCCTGATCGAGATGGCGGTGGTGCTGGTCATCGTCGGAGTGTTGCTCGGCTCCCTGCTCTTGCCACTGTCGGTGCAGATGGAGAATCAGCGGCGTGCGACCACGGCGACGGCCATCGGCGAGGTTGGCGAGGCCGTGCTGGGTTTCGCCGTCGTCTACCGCCGGCTGCCCTGTCCGGACACCGACGGCGACGGACTCGAGAACGGTCCGGCGTGCGGCAATACGGAGGGCGAGGTGCCCTGGGCGACGCTCGGCGTGGGGCGCACGGACGCCTGGGGACACCGGCTGCGTTACCGCGCGGACGATAATCTTGTCGCCACGATTCCCAACCCCCCCGATACCGCCGGTTCGCTCGCCATCGTCGATGCCGACGACGTCGCACTTACGGCGGCGGATCCGGACGGGCCGGCGGCGATTGTGTTTTCCTGCGCCGGCGATGGTCTGCCAAACCTGGGCAACGACGCCGACGGCGCCGTGAATACCGATTTCACCTGCGTGAATCCCGGCGCACCTGACGGAACCTACGTCCAGGATGTTTATGTCGACGGGCAATACGACGATATTTTGATCTGGGTGTCAAAAAACAGTCTTATCAATCGCCTCGTCGCCGCCGGACGCTGGCCGTGA
- the mshL gene encoding pilus (MSHA type) biogenesis protein MshL, whose translation MINRILSVAACALLLISCGATNPPKISEGHLQVPATVDGGIPAPVTRAPVLTRPKPTEKLETYTVVVSEVPVKDLLFSLARDARLNVDIHPGIEGAVTLNAMDQTLPQILNRISKQVSLRYALDGPNLVVSPDVPFWRTYKVDYLNMARDSVSEVSVATKISTTGGSVGGDGGSSQEEGNVSRTTVVNTTKNDFWGRIEGNIRSIVSGAATSGEGAAAGPASVVADPNSGIINVQATQRQHEQIQSYIDEVVANAVRQVLIEMSIVEVELSDGYQAGVDWQRLSDAQGAGSNGPSVIGSFIGANLTSAPFFSLGYTSTDADGSSISATVRMLETFGDVKVLSSPKIMVLNNQTAVLKVVDEQVYFTVEQETTDATDTSLARTTYTSTIHTVPVGMVMSVTPQINGSDTVSISVRPTISRITGFATDPVPRLLGADFDNLVPQIQVRELESLLQVANGQTIVMGGLMQNKMDKSKSGVPLFSALPLIGNLFSYRDDVLTKTELVIFLRPTVIKSAGVGLDSGAARNHLVDPAEDVIGTSRPSLTERNGAS comes from the coding sequence ATGATAAACAGAATCCTATCCGTGGCGGCCTGCGCGCTGTTGCTGATCTCCTGCGGGGCGACCAATCCGCCGAAAATATCCGAAGGACATTTGCAGGTGCCGGCGACGGTTGACGGCGGCATACCCGCGCCGGTCACCCGTGCCCCGGTGCTCACCCGGCCCAAACCCACGGAGAAACTCGAGACCTACACCGTTGTCGTGAGCGAGGTCCCGGTCAAGGACCTGCTGTTCAGCCTGGCTCGCGATGCCAGGCTGAACGTCGATATCCACCCCGGCATCGAGGGCGCCGTAACGCTCAATGCGATGGATCAGACCCTGCCGCAGATCCTCAACCGCATCTCAAAGCAGGTCAGCCTGCGCTACGCGCTCGACGGGCCGAATCTGGTGGTATCGCCCGATGTGCCCTTCTGGCGTACCTACAAGGTCGATTATCTCAACATGGCGCGCGACAGTGTCTCCGAGGTCAGTGTCGCCACCAAGATCTCCACTACCGGGGGATCCGTCGGCGGCGACGGCGGCAGCAGCCAGGAAGAGGGCAATGTGTCCCGTACCACCGTCGTCAACACGACGAAAAACGATTTCTGGGGGCGCATCGAAGGCAACATCCGCAGCATCGTCAGCGGCGCCGCTACGTCAGGGGAAGGTGCGGCCGCGGGCCCCGCTTCGGTGGTGGCCGATCCCAACAGCGGGATCATCAACGTGCAGGCCACGCAGCGCCAGCATGAACAGATCCAGTCCTACATTGACGAGGTGGTGGCGAATGCCGTACGCCAGGTGCTGATCGAGATGTCCATTGTAGAAGTCGAACTCAGCGACGGCTACCAGGCCGGCGTCGACTGGCAGCGGTTGTCCGACGCGCAGGGCGCGGGCAGCAACGGGCCGTCGGTGATCGGCTCGTTCATCGGCGCGAATCTCACCTCGGCGCCGTTCTTCAGCCTTGGCTACACCAGCACTGATGCGGACGGAAGCAGCATCTCGGCCACGGTGCGCATGCTGGAGACCTTCGGCGACGTGAAGGTGTTGTCCAGCCCGAAGATCATGGTATTGAACAATCAGACGGCGGTGCTCAAGGTGGTCGACGAACAGGTGTACTTCACCGTCGAACAGGAGACCACCGACGCCACCGACACGTCCCTTGCGCGCACCACTTACACCAGCACCATCCATACCGTGCCGGTGGGTATGGTCATGAGTGTGACGCCGCAGATCAATGGTTCGGACACCGTCAGCATCAGCGTCCGTCCGACCATATCCCGCATCACCGGCTTCGCCACCGATCCGGTCCCGCGCCTGCTGGGGGCGGACTTCGACAACCTGGTCCCGCAGATACAGGTGCGCGAGCTGGAGTCCCTGCTGCAGGTGGCCAACGGCCAGACCATCGTGATGGGCGGGCTGATGCAGAACAAGATGGACAAGAGCAAGAGCGGCGTGCCGCTGTTCTCGGCGCTGCCCCTGATCGGCAACCTGTTCAGTTACCGCGACGACGTGCTCACCAAGACCGAACTCGTGATCTTCCTGCGCCCGACGGTGATCAAGAGCGCCGGCGTGGGGCTGGACTCCGGCGCGGCCCGCAATCATCTGGTTGACCCGGCCGAAGACGTCATCGGCACGTCGCGGCCTTCACTGACGGAGAGGAACGGCGCCTCATGA
- a CDS encoding prepilin-type N-terminal cleavage/methylation domain-containing protein: MNMKQRNAGFTLIEIAIVLVIIGLLLGGVLKGQEMIENAKIQSLRNDMDGVVTAYYAYQNRYRALPGDDPKGDNAGRGWANGVAGGGNGALANANAFDAGNNENQLLWQHLRYSGLISGNPAGTANNTGGRANPLHGYNGKLGISNTTAAWGLGLTGNILCAGSVPGKAAEAIDAALDDGLANTGTVRAIAGTNNAEPAGTTAATTYVDDGNTLYTVCRKL; this comes from the coding sequence ATGAATATGAAACAACGTAATGCAGGGTTCACGCTGATCGAGATCGCCATCGTGCTGGTGATCATCGGACTCTTGCTGGGCGGCGTGCTGAAAGGTCAGGAGATGATCGAGAACGCCAAGATCCAGAGCCTGCGCAACGACATGGACGGCGTGGTCACGGCCTATTATGCCTACCAGAACCGTTACCGCGCGCTGCCCGGGGACGATCCCAAGGGCGATAACGCAGGGCGGGGCTGGGCCAACGGGGTGGCCGGCGGCGGAAACGGCGCCCTCGCGAATGCCAACGCCTTTGATGCCGGCAACAATGAAAACCAGCTGCTCTGGCAGCACCTGCGCTATTCCGGGCTGATTTCCGGCAATCCTGCCGGAACGGCGAACAACACGGGCGGCCGCGCCAATCCTCTCCACGGGTACAACGGCAAGCTCGGCATCTCCAACACCACTGCGGCCTGGGGCCTGGGGCTCACCGGCAATATCCTGTGCGCGGGAAGCGTACCGGGCAAGGCGGCCGAGGCCATCGACGCCGCGCTGGATGACGGCCTTGCCAATACGGGCACGGTCCGTGCGATTGCCGGCACGAATAACGCCGAACCGGCGGGTACGACCGCTGCGACCACGTACGTGGACGATGGCAACACGCTGTATACCGTGTGCAGGAAACTGTAA